Genomic DNA from Betta splendens chromosome 10, fBetSpl5.4, whole genome shotgun sequence:
GTCAGGGCGTAAAATGTTGGCCAAGTGCTAATGTGGTCATTAAATTCACACAGGAAATAATCTCTGAGAATAAAAGGAAACCCAAACCCAGCAAAATTGTAAGATGTACAGTGTATACAACAAAGCATGTTCTAGGGTAAACACAAGCACCGGGACGCTCAGTCCTCGTCTCATTAGCGGCCACTCCTTGGGTCGTTTAAGGCATGAATGGAAGGATGAAAACATGGTGGTGGTACAAAAGTCCTCAGTGATTCCATAGTGTCATATTTCTGCATGTCCATCAAACTGTGCAATCAGTTCTGCAACAAAGCAGCTCAACGGTCCGTTTCCAGGGTTCGACTTTGACCCGGGTCCAGTTTCGGCTCCACAGACCCAAAGCCTCCTCAGACTTTCAAAGGAGAAAACGGAGAGCGCTTAATAGTACATTTAGATACCacatagaaaaagaaaatgtctcTCAAACAGACTTTCAGGACCAAACACATTAAGGTTCTGTAAATACAAGAACGGTTCTGTATAAATTTCTCTTGGTAGGCTTCGTTTATACCTTCATGCAAGATTAACACCATTACTGGTGTTTCACTGCCTTTGTATTCACTGGCCCAGTGCTGATGGAATGGTTTAGAACAGGAGTAGCCCATGCATTTATCTGTCAATAACATGTTTTGACAAGGAGATTGATTTCCATGAGCCTTGATAAGATTGTGTGCAACATTTTGCAattaacacaaaaataaactacATGTATCTTTTATCCTCTAAACATTTATAGgcttgtgatgtttttttgaTATACACATTGAGTGCGAGTACCTTTTGTCAAACGGGGGCATCTGTATTATATCATGATAACTTTATTAACAAAACAAGCTCTATTCGTCATGAGAGGGTCTACAGCCTCTATGAGTGTCAGATTTTGACATCTTTACAGTACGGTACATTATTAGGAAATGAAACTAACACTGCAGCCACGGCTTCTCCTTGCTGGCAGGAGTAAAAGCTCAAAATCCACATCACCCAAGCCAATGAATTCAAATAAACACCGTGCAGGAAGCACCACTGTGGAGATACTGCGAGCTAGCTGACAGGTCGATTGAGCTCCAGGTGAGCATCAGCTGTTGGGTGAGATTGACGTATGGTTAGCGTTTGTTCTTATTGGCGTAACATGCATGAGAGCAGCCGGCAGCTGTGGTAAATGCTCAGTGCGAGTTTGCTCTAGTTCGCTGATAATAACCTCTGGTCTCAACATAATATttgctaaaaaaataaaactattaaaataCAGGCATAGATAAACAACAACCCTCACCTACTTCTGGTAACCTgaaaaacatatatttatatatgtatatatttgatCAAGTTAAACAATattcacaaaacaaaacccaacacACAGCACAGGGAGCTTTGACCTCTAGGTAGCAGTCTAAAACAAGGCCCAGGATGAAAGAGGATCAACAAGATCCAGGTAATCACCCAgggaaataaaatagaaaaatagaCCTATCCAAGGAGGAAAGTAGAGAGAAAAAGCTGAGAACAGGAAAGGAGGCAGTAAATTGACGTAATGAATGTGAGAGTTGGATACTTGGAGGCTAATGCCGTTCTGTTCACTGACTCTCGTCCAGCGGTCCCGTCAGTGTgtcgatgctgctgctgtctgtgtccgAGGCCAAGGTGTGCTCCGTGGACATGGATGAGATGTCGTTGGCTGAGGAAGACTGGGAAGCTGAGCCTGACACCACATCTGACACACGACACACGCAGTGGAGTGAACCAGATAGTACAAAGTTTAAGTAGTTGTACACTATCTAAACCACATACAACTCGCCATAAACTGAGGCTTCAACATCACTCTAATAAGTTTTAATACCAAAAGCTAACTGATTCGTGGTACTATATTCTAGTCTGATTGTTATAATAAGATGATTCATGCGTGTACCTGAGCAATCCTCTTTCATTAGCCCATTCTTGTTCCTCTCTTCCCAGTCAATCACCTCTTCATAAATCAGTTCTTTGGAAAAGAGAAGACAAAGCcgaatgtttttttataatgtagTACAGGAACTTCACAATTAGGTAAAAGAATGTGTAGttgatataatataaaatgacagTTAAATACTAAAGTCCCATTCTAATGAAGCTAGGCTGCACTGCTGACTTGTTCACCCAGGGGGCAGTGCGTCCTACCTTTCCACTGCTCAATGgtgtgctctctctcctccagctgcttatCTGAAatctgaggaggaggctgtgaaacaaacagaagagcAGAAATCAGAGCTAGGTCACACACATGAAAGCGTCGTCCCGCCACACAGTTTTACATGAACCAGCTGTCTCACCGCATCAGCCTCCGCTGGGTCGTACCACACGTGAATGTAGGGGTGATTGAGCGCTTCTTCTACGGAGATACGACTCTCGGGATCGATGACCAGCATTTTGGACAGCAAGTCCCGCGCCTGACCCGCTGTTATGGCAACAGAGAGAACTGTAGCGTTACTAAGGCAACACGACGATGACCTCACTTCATTTAAGAGGTCCTCATAAGAACTGATTACTTCCCCTAGCGGTGCTGGGTAACATCTCTGGGAATGTCAAGAGCAGTTGGCTTGTTtcagtgatgtgatgtgatctgCAGCTCTTTCCTTAAATCAGTGCAGAAAACTTCTCTACACTAGCTGTGTAAGAGTTCCATATTCAGCTTCAATATATGTAGAAAAACATACTGCAGACAAAACTCTCACGATCCTGAAGGCTTTTATCAAACTCCAAAAGCTGCATCATGGTAAGACATTCAGAAACCAAGTTATGAGTTTAAATTCAATTCTTACTCTTCAGTTTGTCGTGTTCTGAGTCATTAGGAAAGGCCCAGTCTGGGAAAAGCTCTGCAAAGCTGACGCCAGGATACTGTGGCTTGTTCATCACATAGTTCCTCACGGTCTCCATCAGTCGGTTCATAAACTCCAGACTGGGCGTGCCCAGAACCTCAATCACTTTATTCCACTGGTCAATGTCTGGACAAAAGGCCTGTTATGGAAAAGCCTTGCTGCACCGGGGGCATGTAGGCACCGTATGTGAGCCATGCTAACAACAGCTGGTGCACTTTGTGATGCACGTCTGTTCACGTCAGTGTggaaattaacaaaatacaCAGACGAGCATATTAAAGAATTACAATAGCAGTAAAAAGTTATTACTTCCCCAGATGGAAGGAATCTATGCCAGAATTACACATCCATCGCCTTCTGTGCTCTGCGCTACACAGCTGTAAATGGGCTGCATCACTGAAAGAAGCTGGTGAATGACGAGGTGACCAAACCCATTGGAAAAACAGCAATATCCAATATAAATGCAAATGGTCTGGCTCGCTTCTATTTGATTCACTCTATCAATTGAGGCAATTACAGATATTTGGGCAACAAACTTACAGCTTATTGGCTGAAAAAAGTGCAGATAAAAGCACACACAGGTTCCTAATGAAACTCAAATGCTCCAAGGACAGGCGGGTGTGGGGCAAACCACGAGACGCGAAAGCTGGCAAGACATGCTTCATGCTAAATGGAGGGCTGGAGGGAAGGTGATAAGACGAGCAGACAGAGAGGGTGAGAGCGGTGAAGGATACGGTCGGTGCCCTGGAAGATGACGCTACCCTTTACCATCTCTCCCATGATACACCCCACTGACCAGATGTCCactgcaaacacaaatacacacaaacacaggaaagatattaaataaaaatggtCACATAACATCAAGAACACAGTATAAGGCACCATAGATGCACAGCAAAATGACACATGGAGATTACACACATGAATAACATGCGTCGTGGTTTAAATTCAAAGGAcaaacactgagatgcagaacagcagctctcATTATTGTGAtccctcctccagctgtgccaTGACCTGATGCTTCTGGGGCTTGCTCCTCTCTCGCTGGCTTGGTAGCTAGACACAGCCTCCCAGGCCTTTTTCTTCAGTCCTACTTATCAGTTTACACCACTGGTCCTCGCTCTCACTttccctgtgtgtgagtgtaagcACTTAGTGGAGTAGGATGCAGTtcgtttttctttctctccctctctgagtTGAATGTTTGCTTTAGTGTGTTTAAATGTGCCAAACAGCCACTCACTTATCTTTTCCTGCAGTTTTAGTTTTACTGGAGCTGAAAGTGCTCCTTGCTCTAGTAACACTAGATCACAACAAAGGTCACATATTACATTGTTTGTTGTAGCTATGCTCTCAAAAAAAGACTTTCCTGTCAACCTGATTAGCTCGTCCGGTTCCCATTTCTAGCTCTATGTCATGTTTCATGATACATGCATCAACGTGTACGTGCTTGGCTGGGTGATGATGATAAAGCTCATTAGTAACAGTCTGGCAGGTTTATGTAGGCGGAACTCTTTCATAATCACTCCAAGTTTTACTTGCAATCCCTTCATTCTCTaactttctctgtgtctgtgaaacATATCTTATAGAGGGCTTTGCAGAGGAGAGACTCGGTTTCAACTGGAGAACAACAGAAAAGCTTAGAGGCAAACAAGAAAGGATACAGTCCTTTCCAGGGAAGAGGATTTTGTGAGAAATCATTTCAGCCATTATGCAGCCAACCGACCACAGGTCCACTGCAGCAGAGATGTGGCATAGCAAAAACACTCACAACATTATCACCAATGAGCAATTCATTAAGAAAGTAGCAGGACCCCAGCTCAAACTGTTTTTTATGAGtgaaccttttcttttttaaatgccTGGACCATCTATTCAGCTGTTATATATGTCTCTTTTCCTACTCAAAAGGTGCAAAACAAAGAGTATGTAACTATACAATTGTCTAGTTGCTTAAATGATCCTCAATCACTAATAATGATAGTTTGTTACACTATAGTATAGTAAACACTAGTACCACAAAATGCCAAGCATTGATAAATAAACAGAGATGATAGAGTTTTACAACAGCTGCTCAGTCTTCCTCACCATTCTCCTTATACTTCATGCCCAGTATGACCTCTGGTGCGCGGTAGTATCTGGTCACCACGTAAGGGGTCATCATGAAGTTAGTGCAGGCCGTCCTAGCCAGGCCAAAGTCCAAGATCTTCAGAGTGCAATCTGACTTCACCACAATGTTACTGGGCTTCAGGTCCTGAGGGAACAGAAACTCTATCAATTTGTAGAAACATACAGACGAAAAACATAGTCATAAAGGTATATTTagttaaaatgaaatgacaccTGGTGAAATATAGAAAAGCATGCCAAACATATTGGTTATaacaaaaatgttaaaaaaatgaacaaatccaCCTTTGACCACAACCAGCAGAGACATAACAAACCACAGGTAAGTGAATCTGTCATTTTCCTGTTATAAGACACTTCCAGAATGTGAACACATGCTATTCTCTGCCTAATTGTTCCACTTCCTTACTCTATGGATTATGCCAGCAGAGTGCAAGTGCCTGATGCCACAGAGGATCTGATAGAGCAGGTAGGACATCCTCTCATGGTCCAGGTCCATGTGGATCACCTGGCACAGGCTGGCATCCATCAGCTCCATAACCAGATACCTAGATGATTTATGAGAAATTAGATCAAATAAGAGCCAGATTCACTGGATCCCACTAAAAAACACTAACAACAAAATATACAGAGTGGATTATTAAACGGAAACTTCACTGTCACTCACAGATCCTGGAATTCCTCCAGAGACTTCTGAGGCGTAAACACATTGATCAGACGGATGATCTGCAAAGTAGGGAGACAGGCCATTAGTCCACTCTGTGACTCTCCCATCTACAGTACATTCCCTTCACTGTGGAAAGCTGGCCAACTGAAGACAGAGCTCTAACAAGGTCTTTCTAAACAACAAAGTTCATCACTGCAGAGACTTGACTCGATTTGTTTTGTGTAACTTCTATAATAGAATAGACGACTAAAATGCTTTAGGCGCTGTCCTACTGCAAATCACATCAGAGGAGCATGATTTTAACTTTGAAGcaaataaactataaaacaacacaataataGGACACTCAAATACCTCTTAATGTCTATTATACTTTAATGTGCATGTAAAAGCAACAAGAAAGAAAAGGCGACTTGTACAGATGAGGACTTACATTTTTGTGATTGACACATTTGAGAAGAACCAGCTCCCTGTAGGCACGTTTAGCATGGGTCTGGTTCTGGAAGGGCCGACACAACTTTTTCACTGCCACTGGTATACCGAGGACTGTGtccagagcagagctgctcacacaccacacagagGATAGAAAAGAAGGGTTATGATGGAAGAATTAATCCAGAATACCGGAGGCTTCAGAAAAATGCAGTTTCACTTATAGTATTATGAATCTGATGAATCAGAACACAGAAGTGCCTTTTGGATACACTGTTTATTATCTCATACAACATACCTGTATTACTACACTACTACTTGTGCAAGTTCTATTACTACTGAAGAACTGTTTAAGATGAGGTTAGAtagtataataaatacaataatcCTTGCTCAAGAAAAAACATATACcagtataaaaaataaaaaagtataaTTCGAATACTGTTGTCTGTAAATCTTGGGGGGCATGGTGATAAGAAATATCATATTTTAAAGAACATGTGTACATTATAATGGGGTGGTCCTCACCAGACAATGCCCTGGGCCCCGGAGCCGATAGCACGGAGCTGCTGGTAGCGTCTGAGGACAGTGAAGGTGGAGTCTCCCACCTGCACGCTGTAGAACTGGCTATCAGTGTCACTCATCGTGCTGAACAGTCAGGACAACCAGCGCTGTCTGCCGGGGGGGATGACAAAGCATACAGATAAACGCCCAGCCAATGTATTTGTACACATGGTGCAAAACATTATTTAGTAAGCATCAAGCATTCGTATGAGCTTCACGATGATGTTGAAATTTTAAAGGaaggttaaaaaaaactctCTCTAGTTTACTGCATCACTGAAATGATCTATAGTGAATGTCAGAGCCTGATATGGCTCCATCTGTCAGTCCCTGGCATCTCTGGCTTCATTTCCATCCCAGGCTGAATCCAAACAATCTattgctgcttcctgctgctcagtgtgtcTTTATCTGACAATGGCAACAGcacaggctggagctgcagtcaAGGCTGTAAATGTTTTGGTGCATATGTAGTCGGAGAGGAACAGAGGCAGCTGACAGCTTGGAGCTCCCGAGGCTCTCGCTGCTTTCTCCAAAGTCATGCTCGCGCGCTCATGCTCAGTAAACACATGCATGGCACACTCATGCGGCAGCGTTAAGGCTGAGCATGCACATTATTCTCTGATCTGCACCAAGCTTCACTGCAAAGGCGAAAGAACAGAAGTAATCAGAGGCAAAGCATGTGGTAACTGATATGCATTAATAACTATTAACAATCATTTGCGTTTGTGCATTGATTCTTcaggcaggaagtggaggagtaTTATTCTTGGCCAggatatatgtgtgtgtgtctctgcgtatgtgtgtgggCGAGGACACACAATTGTGTAGCAATGCAACAGCGAGCAGTAATGgctgtttttcatttcttcagAAAACAGCCACAGGTTAAATTGAGTCTGATATTTCAGCCTTATCTGTCTGACAGGCAGCAAGGACACGGGCACACACTGGCTTTCACGCTCAGAGAGACAAAGAGCTAAAGCGTAAGAAGCAAAAGGAGACTACATAATCAAAGAGAGCCACAGAACGTCTCAAGCTGCTTGGATTGTAAACGCTACTCAGCCACAGCTTTGACATCGTGACAGCGTTAGAGAGACTTTCAGCGAGGCAGCAGTGAGCTGCATCAATGGACCAGCTGTCAGCTGACTGTCGTCATTAGTCTCAAGTCTGAAATCACTGGTGGAGTGAGGAAAAAGTATCAGTGTTACAGTTGTTAAGTATCATTTTATTACACATCAATTTAGAGCAATAAAATGTTGCTTACGGTCATATCCATAATTATATTTTAACCCATAAGACACATGTCTTACAAACACCTGAGATGTGtagcacattttcattttctttggcTCATGTCCCAtaaatgttttttcctttaAGTAGAAATGGGTCTGGACATCATGGGACATAAAAATTgacataaacacataaatgaTAGTTGAATCAACTATAATGTCTATATAAATAGATATTCtgtgtaaatatgaataaattattaaatatgtaaacaGATAAATGAATGACGTTTTACTTCTATTTAGTTTCACACTGAATTGCTTGTTTCCATCTATACTGAAGCTAccatctttcctctgctctgtaaaTGATCAACCCTAGAAACAAGTATAGCTTCAGATGTGGGAGGTGTGGGTCTGCAGTGACACCATTACTCAGATGAAAAATGAATCCTTCTCATCCCTATCTGCTTTCTCCCcggctttctctcctccttctcagaTGAAAGTGCAGCTGGCTGCGTTTCCCTGCACCCATGGGGCAGAATGCAGGCACCTTCCCTTTCTCATACTCCTCTCACTGTTTTACTCGACTTCCTTTGTCATTCTTTTCTGACATTCCCTCTGCCCTCTTTCTTTATCTGGCTTTCAGCCCTGTGGCCTTCTCTTCATCTTCACATCTTCACGGTGGTGCTAAATGGCACTGACAGACATATATTAGATTGTGTATTGGCTGATTGACTGTGTACATCTGGTGTTCAGGTTGGAACTTAAGGGCAGAGCTTTCCCCACGTGATTTCTGTACATGCTATAAATATTGTGCAACTGCTTATACTCACACAGTCAATGCTGTTTTCGCAGTATTGGTTTGATATTTTTCCCCAGTATTTTTGTCTACAggtttacagtatattcacaACAGACATATGAATATAAGAATTATTATTACGAGCAATTAATCATAACCAAAACCCACAGTTTTATGTGCTTCACCTGCTGCCAAGCTCAACATGACTAAaggataaaagtacagcactCATATATGAAGAATtggagaaaacaacacaaggtTTTTATATTAGGGAGAACACacattaacaaaacaaatggTGCAAATGTGTGATGCAGAATGTGTCTTAAATCCAGCTAAACTAAAGTCAGATAAAAACCTTTTATAGCCCTTTTATAGACGGTAAACACGTATTGTATTAACCAATAATATATTAATGTTAATAACAGAGAACAGGGGCCCGGTCAGGAGTGTTGGTGCAGAACACTGACAacagtgaaaaacacaaaaaacacagtcAATTTAACTGGTTGCTCTCTTGGTAACATTACTGTTCAAGTGTTATTTATATAAACTAGAGACTATCTTAATATTTAATGGGTTTAAGTTTACTCAATGTCAGTTTTATAAGGCACATGGTTTTGTCCAAAGCAAATTCTATTTCCCCCACACTCACATCTGTAGCAATTTAAGGGTCAGTGTCAGAACACCGACAACTGACACAACAATCACACATCTAGTTTGTCTGTAGCCATAGTCTTCTAATCATAGAACATCCAGTTCCAGCACAATTACTTGCTAATTGTGACATGTGTCATCATTCACatatcaaacaaaacaaacacaggcttcCAAATGGTTCCAATGACGGCCAACAGCCTGCTGTACGTACGAAGAGCACACTGGCATGTTATGACGAGGCAGCAAGCTTAAATATGGACGTGAGGAGGCCACTGTTGTCCTGCCCTCATACCTAATTACACAAGTAGAGGTTATTGTTGATGAGAGAAGTGACCTTCATCACCATCCACAACACAAACGCCGCGGTCCAGTCCAGCTGTGAGGCCTGAAGTGGCTGCGGAGCGACGGGAGGCGGCGGGCTGCGTCTGATGACGCAAGAGACACGGCACATCTTCACACCGAACGGAACGCGCGTCGGTGCATCTAGTTTAGTATCGATACGGCAGTGAAGCTCTCAGATCGGAGGCTTCAGACGGCGGCTACCGCCGTGTAGCCTCCAGCCGTCGCTTACTGCCCGTACATGTGTGGGCTCCGCGAACGTTTCCCGTGATACAGCCCGATGAATAAACTAGACAGAGGTTTGGCAGCGGCTCCTGTCAAACCTAACGCTGCACCTGCGTGGCGGTGATCGCGGCAGCGGCGTGGACGTCGGCGCCCGCGCCTCGTCTGGCGAAATGACGAGGCGACAATCGATCTCCTCGTCCGTATGGCGATGCAGCTGTGAGCGCCACGCGCACCGTGCCCACTGACGCCCAGCGCTGTGAGGTCGCCCGCCCGCGCGCACGACACGCCGCGGCAGCCGCGCCGCTCGCGCTCGGCGCCTCGGCGCGGCCGGACGCTAGCGGCTCGCGCGGGCGAGTTCCCCTCTAGTTCGGCGGGTTTTAAAGTTAGCGAGGCCCGCGCTCGCCGCCTTTTCCCACTTCTGTCGGCGGCAATGCGGTAGTCGGGCCGCGCAGACACACGGGCAGACGGACAGACGTACGcacggcggaggaggcggcagtGACAGCGGCCAGACCTACCGTCTCCTTTCGCCGCTCCCAGGGCACTCCCGCGCATCGAACGCCCAGAGGAAACTCTCCGTCCGTCGTCCAGCCACTATCGACACTCAGAAAAGTTCAGGCGAACGACCGGCCGGCTTGTCACGACGCGCAGAGCCTGCTCCAGCTTCCAAGCTAACTCCGGCGGCGGCTCGGAGGGGCGGGGGCGAAGGAAGGGCCAAAACAAGCGGAGGGCGAACACGCGGGTGACGTCATCGCGCAAGTTACGTGGCTGCAAACTTTTCTCTTTAGTGACAAAACTTTTTTAATCCAAAACTACAagatacatatatattatattccTTTTAAAACAATGTGATGGTTCAGGattgtatattaaaatatataatatatatttttaatcaatctttaTGTGTATCAAACAAGTTATTACTATTGTGTCATACAATTTATTTCTTTAagccaaaataaaagtccaaatCTCCCCCAAAAAATtctgtttgcatgttcttcatcctctcacagtccaaaaaacatttttaggTTTACTGGGGGGTCTAAATTGTCATAGGTGCGAGTTTGACATTGAGTGATTGTGTGAGTGAATGAAGGAAAGAGAACATAACTGCATGCTTTCCATAGAACACTTTATCCACTTAATGATTGATAGTGCCAGATTGTATCTGtaaaaaatactgtataaaatacAATCACAGTTACAGATAAATCAAACCCTCTCTTCAACCCATATCAAATGAATTCAGATAAATACAggatattattattactataaacGAATGGTTGACAAAATAGAAGTACTTTTACACGTAATAGCACATATTCTGACTGCTTTACGTAGGTGGGAATGTTGGTTCTACGAAAAAGAAATGGTTCAAATTAAAGCTATCGCTGAAAATTCTGTTAAACACATCAGATATCCAATATTtacttaatttaaaatgaaatattataaataggATTATGCCCAAAAAAATCCAATAATTTGTGAAATGTACCTTTGGTAGTGCCTGCTAAAGAGTATGAATTTATTACTGCATAATGGTCCACCAGGCACAGTGATGCATTAGAGTGCAAAACAATGCATAGAATAAGATTGTTATATTTCAGAGAACTCTCTAAAATATAGCTGTCATTGCTACATTTCCCATTATTAAACAGAAAGGTATGAAACTCCCAATGAACAAAAGAAACTCATTATgcagaaagaaaataaatcagCTCATTTGTGATTGTGTACATTCATAGTCCACTTTGGTCCCCAAACTGTGCAGCTGTAAACACTTCAATATACCGCAGCAAAGATTCCTCCTACCCAtgcctgttttctgtgttttggctCAACTTTAAATATTAGAAAAAGGTACGGCACATTGCTTTGGACGTCTCAATGTTGTTTCTATAAATTATTCCACAAGGCATCGGTGGCACTGGCACTTCCTCAGCAGTGTATAAGTTGGAGttcacatttcttttttaagGCATTGAACCATGTACCCTCTCTCTTTCATatgtcacattcacacactgatctgCAGACCCACAATTAAAGTCCCCTACTTTACCCCAATCCCAcctcactcattcacacacacacacacacacacacacacacacacacacacacacacacacacacacacacacacacacacacacacacacacacacacacacacacacacatttaattgCACTGTAATTGCACTTCATGTTGCGGACTTATTCCACAGTCACAGACTTGGCCAAGTTTCGTGGAAAATCAACCTGCAAAAGAGAAATCAGTAAATTATTGGAAAtacaattgaattgaattgaatcacaaaatatgaatttaaatgtttttttgttaacTTATTGCTTTTCATAGCATAATCTTTATACATTAAGGGACATTCTGTATGGTCCCCCTAGTTTTTGGTGCTCATTTTAGAGGAGTCTTGTACATGTTTCCTACATTTactacaaattaaaacaaaatgtcaaaatgtatGTGAGAAAGCTGTTTTCATACATGTATTGTGAACGTGTATGTAGGATTGAGTCAAAAGCTGTGAGCGACATTAGATTAGCATGTCCTGGGAGATGGAGCACTCACATCATATCCTCGCAGGACGGCCAAGTGGAAGGACAGCAGTTGCAGCGGGATGACGCTGAGGATGCCTTGCAGACAGTCTACAGTTTGTGGCAGCTCAATGGTCTTGTAGGCATTCTTAGTCACCTCAGGGTCGTCTTGGCAACACAGAATGATGGGCCGGCCCTGATGGCAAGGACATGGCATTAGTCACTGAATTTATTTCCATCATTAGTGATGGATTGAAATTGTTTACAACCTGGCTGTGATAATATT
This window encodes:
- the mapk9 gene encoding mitogen-activated protein kinase 9 isoform X2, producing MSDTDSQFYSVQVGDSTFTVLRRYQQLRAIGSGAQGIVCSALDTVLGIPVAVKKLCRPFQNQTHAKRAYRELVLLKCVNHKNIIRLINVFTPQKSLEEFQDLYLVMELMDASLCQVIHMDLDHERMSYLLYQILCGIRHLHSAGIIHRDLKPSNIVVKSDCTLKILDFGLARTACTNFMMTPYVVTRYYRAPEVILGMKYKENVDLWSVGCIMAEMISHKILFPGKDYIDQWNKVIEVLGTPSLEFMNRLMETVRNYVMNKPQYPGVSFAELFPDWAFPNDSEHDKLKTGQARDLLSKMLVIDPESRISVEEALNHPYIHVWYDPAEADAPPPQISDKQLEEREHTIEQWKELIYEEVIDWEERNKNGLMKEDCSDVVSGSASQSSSANDISSMSTEHTLASDTDSSSIDTLTGPLDESQ
- the mapk9 gene encoding mitogen-activated protein kinase 9 isoform X1; translation: MSDTDSQFYSVQVGDSTFTVLRRYQQLRAIGSGAQGIVCSALDTVLGIPVAVKKLCRPFQNQTHAKRAYRELVLLKCVNHKNIIRLINVFTPQKSLEEFQDLYLVMELMDASLCQVIHMDLDHERMSYLLYQILCGIRHLHSAGIIHRDLKPSNIVVKSDCTLKILDFGLARTACTNFMMTPYVVTRYYRAPEVILGMKYKENVDIWSVGCIMGEMVKGSVIFQGTDHIDQWNKVIEVLGTPSLEFMNRLMETVRNYVMNKPQYPGVSFAELFPDWAFPNDSEHDKLKTGQARDLLSKMLVIDPESRISVEEALNHPYIHVWYDPAEADAPPPQISDKQLEEREHTIEQWKELIYEEVIDWEERNKNGLMKEDCSDVVSGSASQSSSANDISSMSTEHTLASDTDSSSIDTLTGPLDESQ